Proteins encoded within one genomic window of Betaproteobacteria bacterium:
- a CDS encoding amidase, with amino-acid sequence MNPMCFLPASDLASMIRRKEVSCEEVMRTHLEHIDRINPVVNAIVTLVPDQAMQGAREADRQIARGDALGPLHGLPVAHKDLMVTKGIRTTFGSPIFKDFVPEEDGLIVERLRAAGAITLGKTNTPEFGAGSQTFNAVFGATKNPYDLTKTCGGSSGGAAVALACGMVPIADGSDLGGSLRNPASFCNIAGFRPSPGRVPNWPVLNAYYPLSVVGPMARTVQDLTLMLSAIAGPDARAPLSIAQPASVFAQSLGRDIKGVKIAWGSNLGGFEVDRRVSAVLDSHRHVLEDLGCIVEKAHPDFRDADEIFQVLRAYAFETNFGELLPSHRHQMKETVVWNIEAGRKLTGAQVGRAEAKRTALYHRVRTFMEQYEYLVLPVVQVPPFDIAQEYVTRINGHKMQTYIDWMRSCYYITVTGCPAISVPCGFTEEGLPVGLQIVGRHQQDFAVLQLAYAFQEQVPYWKRRPAMFN; translated from the coding sequence ATGAACCCCATGTGTTTCTTACCGGCCTCTGATCTTGCCTCGATGATTCGCCGCAAGGAGGTCTCTTGCGAGGAGGTAATGCGGACTCATCTTGAACACATTGACCGCATTAACCCGGTGGTAAACGCCATCGTGACCCTGGTGCCAGATCAAGCGATGCAAGGGGCGCGAGAGGCCGACCGCCAAATCGCTCGCGGTGATGCTCTGGGTCCGTTGCATGGGTTGCCGGTGGCCCACAAGGACTTGATGGTCACGAAAGGCATTCGCACCACCTTCGGCTCGCCCATCTTCAAGGACTTCGTGCCCGAAGAGGATGGACTTATCGTGGAGCGATTGCGCGCGGCGGGGGCTATCACCCTGGGCAAGACCAACACGCCGGAATTTGGCGCAGGCTCTCAGACATTCAACGCCGTGTTCGGGGCCACGAAGAATCCCTACGATCTTACCAAGACATGCGGCGGCAGCAGCGGCGGTGCGGCCGTGGCGCTCGCCTGTGGCATGGTGCCCATCGCGGACGGGAGCGATCTGGGAGGGTCTCTGCGTAACCCCGCGAGCTTCTGCAATATCGCGGGGTTTCGCCCTTCGCCAGGGAGGGTGCCCAATTGGCCCGTGCTCAACGCCTACTACCCCCTCTCCGTGGTGGGGCCCATGGCACGCACGGTTCAAGATCTGACCCTCATGTTGAGCGCCATCGCCGGGCCGGATGCACGGGCGCCACTCTCCATCGCGCAGCCCGCTTCGGTCTTTGCGCAATCGCTGGGGCGAGATATCAAGGGGGTCAAGATTGCGTGGGGTTCGAATCTCGGTGGCTTCGAGGTAGACAGGCGCGTGAGCGCGGTGCTCGATAGTCACCGCCACGTGCTGGAGGATCTCGGTTGCATCGTGGAAAAGGCCCATCCGGATTTTCGGGATGCGGATGAAATTTTTCAGGTGCTGCGTGCCTATGCCTTCGAAACCAACTTTGGCGAGTTACTGCCTTCCCACCGCCACCAGATGAAGGAGACCGTCGTCTGGAACATCGAGGCCGGACGCAAGCTCACCGGCGCGCAAGTGGGCCGCGCCGAGGCCAAGCGCACGGCGCTCTACCACCGGGTGCGAACGTTTATGGAACAATACGAGTACCTGGTGCTGCCAGTGGTGCAGGTTCCGCCCTTCGATATCGCCCAGGAGTACGTCACGCGGATCAACGGGCATAAGATGCAAACCTACATCGATTGGATGCGCTCCTGCTACTACATCACCGTGACGGGCTGCCCGGCCATCTCGGTGCCGTGCGGATTCACCGAGGAAGGCCTTCCCGTGGGGTTGCAGATCGTGGGAAGGCACCAACAGGATTTCGCCGTATTGCAATTGGCCTATGCATTCCAGGAACAAGTGCCATACTGGAAGCGCAGGCCCGCGATGTTCAACTGA
- a CDS encoding nuclear transport factor 2 family protein: MLNYIKTVLLGAAVAFATQALAGNCEDINAHEAQKAEDARYAAQMNDDFAAMDKLFADDLVYTHSSSVVDNKKTYIESMTSGTVKYKVMRRSDVTVRTFGCIAILTGLGNFDVRVKGQDLSVELRFSSTWIKRNGAPQFVSWQATRTPAKQ; this comes from the coding sequence ATGTTGAATTACATTAAGACCGTATTACTAGGTGCCGCCGTCGCATTCGCCACACAAGCCCTCGCGGGTAACTGCGAAGACATCAACGCCCACGAAGCGCAGAAAGCCGAAGATGCCCGCTACGCCGCGCAAATGAATGACGACTTCGCCGCGATGGATAAGCTCTTCGCCGATGATTTGGTTTACACGCACTCCAGCTCCGTGGTCGATAACAAGAAGACCTATATCGAATCCATGACCTCGGGCACGGTGAAGTACAAGGTGATGCGCCGCTCGGATGTGACAGTGCGCACCTTCGGATGCATCGCCATCCTTACCGGCCTGGGGAATTTCGACGTGAGAGTGAAAGGGCAGGATCTTTCCGTGGAGTTGCGCTTCTCGAGCACATGGATCAAGCGCAATGGCGCGCCGCAATTCGTTTCCTGGCAGGCCACCCGCACGCCTGCTAAGCAGTAG
- the mgtE gene encoding magnesium transporter codes for MSEAKERQPQEGVQQALQQIVALLDKQKLVESLVHKQEMPRHDLVESLVHKQHLAELQKKLDTLHAADIAHILEALPLDERLYVWDLVKAEREGDILLEVSEPVRETLIASMEPQELLAAAESLDTDELADLAPDLPQDVMQDVFKSLSLEEREQLRAAMSYEEDTVGALMDFDLVTIREDITLETVLRYLRRLDELPDHTDQLFVVDRRGRLKGALPIKRLLVQDLDKTVAEVMHTGMLMLRARDRAEEAAQAFERYDLVTAPVIDERANLVGRVSVDAVLDYVREAAENERLNLGGLREEEDIFASVWDAAKNRWAWLAVNLVTALVASRVISVFEGSIEKLVALAALMPIVAGIGGNSGNQTITMLVRAIALGQVSRMNAKRLLAKELLISSLNGLVWGGIMGLIAVALYGSWLLGLVMAMAMTLNLAVAAVFGLGIPLVLDRFGRDPAVGSSVMITAITDSGGFFIFLGLATLFLL; via the coding sequence ATGTCCGAAGCCAAAGAGCGACAGCCCCAGGAGGGCGTGCAGCAGGCGTTGCAACAAATCGTTGCCCTGCTGGACAAGCAAAAGCTGGTCGAAAGCCTCGTGCACAAGCAGGAGATGCCGCGCCACGACCTAGTGGAATCCCTGGTCCACAAGCAACACCTCGCTGAACTTCAGAAGAAGCTCGACACCCTTCACGCCGCCGATATCGCCCACATCCTGGAGGCCTTGCCCCTGGATGAGCGGCTCTATGTTTGGGATCTGGTCAAGGCGGAGCGCGAGGGCGATATTTTGCTCGAGGTCTCCGAGCCTGTCCGCGAGACGCTCATCGCCTCCATGGAGCCGCAAGAGTTGTTGGCGGCGGCGGAATCCCTCGATACCGATGAACTGGCCGACCTCGCGCCCGACTTGCCGCAAGACGTCATGCAGGACGTCTTCAAGTCCCTTTCGCTCGAGGAGCGCGAGCAGTTGCGCGCCGCCATGTCCTACGAGGAAGACACGGTGGGGGCATTGATGGATTTCGATCTCGTCACCATACGCGAAGACATCACGCTCGAAACCGTGCTGCGTTACCTGCGCCGGCTGGACGAGTTGCCTGACCACACCGACCAATTGTTCGTTGTGGACCGCCGCGGGCGCCTGAAGGGGGCTTTGCCCATCAAGCGATTGCTGGTGCAAGACCTCGACAAGACCGTGGCGGAAGTGATGCACACCGGCATGTTGATGCTGCGCGCGCGCGACCGCGCCGAAGAGGCCGCCCAGGCCTTCGAACGCTACGACTTGGTGACCGCGCCCGTCATCGACGAGCGCGCCAACCTGGTGGGCCGCGTGAGCGTGGACGCGGTGCTCGACTACGTGCGCGAAGCGGCCGAGAACGAACGTCTCAATCTGGGCGGCTTGCGCGAAGAGGAGGATATCTTCGCCTCGGTGTGGGATGCCGCCAAGAACCGTTGGGCTTGGCTGGCCGTGAATCTGGTCACGGCCTTGGTGGCCTCGCGCGTCATCAGCGTGTTCGAGGGCAGCATCGAAAAACTAGTGGCGCTGGCCGCCCTCATGCCCATCGTGGCGGGCATCGGCGGGAACTCCGGTAACCAGACCATCACCATGCTGGTGCGCGCCATAGCGCTCGGGCAGGTGAGCCGCATGAACGCGAAGCGCTTGCTGGCGAAAGAACTGCTGATCAGCTCGCTCAATGGCTTGGTTTGGGGCGGCATCATGGGTTTGATCGCCGTGGCGCTCTATGGTAGCTGGCTGCTGGGCTTGGTGATGGCCATGGCCATGACATTGAATCTCGCCGTGGCGGCGGTCTTCGGTTTGGGAATTCCGTTGGTCCTGGACCGCTTCGGCCGCGATCCGGCAGTGGGCTCCAGCGTCATGATCACGGCTATCACCGACAGCGGCGGGTTCTTTATTTTTCTCGGGCTGGCCACGCTGTTCTTGCTTTGA
- the msrP gene encoding protein-methionine-sulfoxide reductase catalytic subunit MsrP — translation MLKDITVLVKHSNDIVPSEITPKALYEGRRQFMLKSGAALVGAWGLAAARNDAFAGVKLAGVKKSQYTVAEAQTPLKDVTTYNNFYEFGTDKSDPAANAHTLNPRPWTVSVEGEVKKAKTFGIEELLKLAPLEERVYRLRCVEGWSMVIPWVGYSLAELIKQVEPTGNAKYVEFVSLADPAQMPGVKDSVLNWPYTEGLRMDEAVNPLTLLCMGLYGEALPNQNGAPVRVVIPWKYGFKSGKSIVKIRFVEKQPTTAWMAAIPSEYGFYSNVNPQVDHPRWSQAKERRIGEFGKRPTLMFNGYADQVGKLYAGMDLKKFF, via the coding sequence ATGCTAAAGGATATTACCGTGCTGGTCAAACACTCAAACGATATCGTTCCCTCGGAAATTACGCCCAAGGCGCTCTATGAAGGAAGGCGCCAGTTCATGCTCAAGAGCGGAGCCGCGCTCGTGGGTGCCTGGGGTTTAGCGGCTGCGCGCAACGATGCCTTCGCCGGCGTGAAACTGGCTGGCGTGAAGAAGAGCCAGTACACGGTGGCGGAAGCGCAGACTCCGCTAAAGGATGTCACCACCTATAACAACTTCTACGAATTCGGCACGGACAAGTCAGACCCCGCCGCCAATGCGCACACGTTGAATCCACGGCCGTGGACAGTATCCGTGGAAGGCGAAGTGAAGAAGGCGAAAACCTTCGGCATCGAGGAGTTGCTCAAGCTCGCACCTTTGGAAGAACGTGTCTACCGCCTGCGCTGCGTGGAGGGATGGTCCATGGTCATTCCCTGGGTAGGGTATTCGCTGGCGGAACTCATCAAGCAAGTGGAACCCACTGGGAACGCCAAGTACGTGGAATTCGTTTCGCTCGCCGATCCCGCGCAGATGCCCGGGGTGAAGGACTCGGTCCTGAATTGGCCTTACACGGAGGGCTTGCGCATGGACGAGGCAGTGAACCCGCTCACGCTCTTGTGCATGGGACTCTACGGCGAAGCGCTGCCTAACCAGAACGGCGCGCCGGTGCGCGTGGTCATCCCATGGAAGTACGGTTTCAAAAGCGGAAAATCCATTGTGAAGATTCGCTTCGTGGAGAAGCAACCCACCACGGCCTGGATGGCCGCCATTCCCAGCGAGTACGGCTTCTACTCCAACGTCAATCCGCAAGTGGATCATCCGCGCTGGAGCCAGGCGAAGGAACGGCGCATCGGCGAATTCGGCAAACGTCCCACGCTCATGTTCAACGGCTACGCCGACCAAGTGGGCAAGCTCTACGCCGGCATGGATCTCAAGAAATTTTTCTAG
- a CDS encoding sulfoxide reductase heme-binding subunit YedZ, producing MAHISAEDLRAIKAAVFLAALVPLARLAWLAWHGGLGANPIEYITRSTGWWTLSFLLITLSVTPLRRWTGWNWLIKLRRTLGLHAFFYGLLHFTTYVWLDQLFSWMDIAKDVVKRPFITVGFSAFVLLIPLAITSTNAMVRRLGWRRWQMLHRLVYVIATLGAVHFWWLVKKDIREPLVFAAILASLLLARAWFAMRKSVSAPVKTSRSQAA from the coding sequence CTGGCGCATATCAGCGCGGAAGACCTTCGCGCGATCAAGGCAGCCGTGTTTTTAGCCGCCCTGGTGCCTCTCGCGCGGCTGGCGTGGCTGGCGTGGCACGGCGGCTTGGGCGCCAATCCCATCGAGTACATCACTCGTTCGACAGGGTGGTGGACTCTGTCGTTCTTGCTCATCACCTTGAGCGTGACACCCTTGCGGCGCTGGACAGGTTGGAACTGGCTCATCAAGTTGCGCCGTACGCTGGGGCTCCATGCTTTCTTTTATGGGCTGCTGCACTTCACCACCTATGTCTGGCTGGACCAATTATTTAGCTGGATGGATATCGCCAAGGACGTGGTGAAGCGCCCCTTCATCACGGTTGGATTCTCGGCCTTCGTCCTACTGATTCCGCTGGCTATCACCTCGACCAACGCCATGGTTCGCCGCTTGGGCTGGCGGCGCTGGCAGATGTTGCACCGGCTGGTCTATGTCATCGCCACTCTAGGCGCGGTCCATTTCTGGTGGCTGGTGAAGAAGGATATTCGCGAGCCATTGGTGTTTGCCGCGATCCTTGCTAGCCTTCTCCTTGCGCGCGCTTGGTTCGCGATGCGCAAGTCCGTTTCCGCTCCCGTGAAAACCTCTCGTTCGCAGGCGGCTTAA
- the ald gene encoding alanine dehydrogenase has translation MQIGIPKETKDQEFRVGMIPAGVDALVKGGHVVLVQSRAGERTGFSDADYEVSGARIVTSAQEIFASDLVVKVKELQPPEYPLLRRGQIVFAYQQLAPDPKLLDCVLQAGISAIGYETVADERGNLPLLAPMSRIAGRMSVQIGAWALQMNNGGSGVLLPGVPGVPPAKVVVIGAGAAGSNAVQVAAGLGADVTVFDVSIDRLAHIDALYRGAVKTCYSIPLPLAEAVADADLVIGALLVPGKLAPKVITRATVARMRKGSVIVDIAIDQGGISETSRMTYHSAPLYVEEGVVHYCVPNIPAACGRTATLALTQATLPYALRLANQGLMAMKGDFGFAAGLQTHDGHVTHKGLAQDTQRPHRPFSGLGAGSAKDSQKN, from the coding sequence ATGCAAATCGGCATTCCCAAGGAAACCAAGGACCAGGAGTTTCGCGTTGGAATGATCCCCGCCGGGGTGGACGCGCTGGTGAAGGGCGGCCATGTCGTCCTCGTGCAATCTCGCGCGGGGGAACGGACGGGCTTCTCCGACGCGGATTATGAAGTCTCGGGCGCGCGCATCGTGACCTCCGCCCAGGAGATTTTCGCCAGCGATCTCGTGGTGAAGGTCAAGGAACTCCAGCCTCCCGAGTACCCTTTGTTGAGGCGCGGCCAGATCGTGTTTGCCTACCAGCAACTGGCACCCGACCCCAAGCTGCTGGACTGCGTGTTGCAAGCTGGAATATCGGCCATAGGCTATGAAACCGTCGCGGACGAACGCGGCAATCTTCCTCTGTTGGCGCCCATGTCGCGCATCGCGGGGCGCATGTCGGTGCAAATCGGCGCATGGGCTTTGCAGATGAACAATGGCGGAAGCGGCGTGTTGCTTCCCGGCGTGCCCGGCGTGCCACCCGCCAAGGTCGTGGTCATCGGCGCGGGTGCCGCCGGGAGCAATGCCGTACAAGTGGCCGCGGGCTTGGGCGCGGACGTGACGGTGTTCGATGTCAGCATCGACCGCTTGGCGCACATCGACGCGCTCTACCGCGGCGCTGTCAAGACCTGCTACTCGATTCCACTACCGCTGGCGGAAGCCGTCGCGGATGCCGATCTCGTCATCGGCGCGCTACTGGTTCCGGGCAAGCTTGCACCCAAGGTCATCACGCGCGCCACGGTCGCCCGCATGCGCAAGGGGTCCGTCATCGTGGACATCGCCATCGACCAGGGCGGCATTTCAGAAACCTCTCGCATGACCTATCACTCCGCTCCTCTGTACGTGGAGGAGGGCGTGGTGCACTACTGCGTCCCCAACATTCCCGCCGCCTGCGGGCGTACGGCCACTCTCGCGCTAACGCAAGCGACGCTACCCTATGCGCTGCGGCTCGCCAACCAGGGACTCATGGCCATGAAGGGCGATTTCGGTTTCGCCGCCGGGCTGCAAACGCACGACGGCCATGTCACTCACAAGGGTTTGGCGCAGGACACGCAGCGCCCACACCGGCCGTTCTCAGGCCTTGGCGCGGGTAGCGCAAAAGATTCCCAGAAGAATTAG
- a CDS encoding DMT family transporter — protein sequence MNNRAMAYGGLATGVLVVSTAAILIRIAQAEGATSMAIAAWRLGVASLILTPIAWHHAGAELRSLSARDAGLSLLSGAFLAVHFGSWITSLEHTSVASSTALVTTNPLWVGLASVLFLRERLALLVVLGIGLATLGTVTMFLAGPEASSQRAANPMLGNTLALTGALCASAYLIIGRSLRTRLSLLAYIWLAYGAAAIMLFAAALVSGTGVAGFTPAAYLCILGLALGPQLLGHTLLNWSVRQVSATFVALSILGEPVGSALLAFFLFGESVDWIQGAAFALILLGIFCATRAKA from the coding sequence ATGAATAATCGCGCCATGGCGTATGGCGGACTCGCCACCGGAGTTCTCGTCGTATCCACCGCCGCCATTCTCATCCGCATAGCCCAGGCAGAGGGCGCCACATCCATGGCCATCGCCGCTTGGCGCCTCGGCGTGGCCTCGTTGATATTGACTCCCATCGCATGGCACCACGCCGGTGCGGAACTTCGCTCGCTGAGCGCAAGAGACGCCGGTCTCTCGCTCCTTTCGGGCGCCTTTCTCGCGGTGCATTTCGGCTCGTGGATCACATCCCTGGAACACACTTCCGTGGCGAGCAGCACGGCACTCGTCACCACCAATCCGCTGTGGGTGGGGCTGGCATCGGTGCTTTTTCTTCGGGAGCGGCTCGCCTTGCTGGTGGTGCTGGGCATCGGCCTCGCAACGCTTGGCACCGTGACCATGTTCCTGGCCGGCCCGGAAGCCTCCTCGCAACGCGCCGCCAACCCGATGCTGGGAAATACGCTCGCCTTGACCGGCGCTCTGTGCGCCAGTGCCTATCTCATCATCGGCAGATCTTTACGTACACGCCTTTCCCTGCTGGCCTACATCTGGCTCGCCTACGGCGCGGCGGCCATCATGCTCTTCGCGGCCGCGCTGGTGAGCGGCACGGGCGTGGCCGGTTTCACGCCGGCAGCCTATCTATGCATATTGGGTCTAGCCTTGGGCCCGCAGTTGCTCGGGCACACGCTGCTCAACTGGTCGGTGCGCCAAGTTTCCGCGACCTTTGTGGCGCTCTCCATCCTGGGAGAACCGGTGGGTTCGGCCTTGCTGGCTTTTTTTCTTTTCGGCGAATCCGTGGACTGGATTCAAGGCGCGGCCTTCGCGCTAATTCTTCTGGGAATCTTTTGCGCTACCCGCGCCAAGGCCTGA
- a CDS encoding DUF1178 family protein, with product MVVYNLACTNSHSFEGWFASPEVFDEQAQALSVSCPVCGSNGVVKQPSAPNIGRCSSSQSGEKRENDGPRNLARFPEEALRELRAKVLDYMLKNTEDVGKKFPDEARRIHYREAPERAIRGQATVEQAKELKEEGIDVMALPMAPVPPGQLH from the coding sequence ATGGTCGTATATAACTTAGCCTGCACCAACAGCCATTCCTTCGAGGGGTGGTTTGCCTCGCCGGAAGTATTCGACGAGCAGGCGCAAGCTCTGTCCGTGAGCTGTCCCGTGTGCGGTTCCAACGGAGTCGTCAAGCAGCCCTCGGCGCCCAACATCGGCCGTTGCAGTTCCAGCCAGAGCGGCGAGAAGCGGGAGAACGATGGTCCCCGTAATCTCGCGCGCTTCCCCGAAGAAGCACTTCGCGAACTGCGCGCCAAGGTGCTAGATTACATGCTCAAGAACACCGAGGACGTGGGCAAGAAGTTTCCCGATGAGGCGCGCCGCATTCACTACCGTGAAGCTCCCGAACGCGCTATTCGCGGCCAAGCTACTGTCGAACAAGCGAAGGAACTTAAAGAAGAAGGGATCGATGTCATGGCGCTCCCCATGGCGCCAGTACCGCCAGGGCAGCTGCACTAG
- a CDS encoding universal stress protein — MHLVNVQPRVLSDDALIGLRKEDIERYYYEQSSKALSWAEKILRENSVPFTSHRIVGPAAQSIVAQARDLQCDAIVMGTRGLSRINGLSLGSVSMKVLHLSDRPVTLVRGDPPVEFSGRLSAS; from the coding sequence GTGCATCTGGTCAATGTACAACCCAGGGTCTTGAGCGACGATGCGCTAATCGGTTTACGAAAGGAAGACATCGAGCGCTATTACTACGAGCAAAGCTCCAAGGCGCTGTCCTGGGCGGAAAAAATACTGCGCGAGAACAGCGTGCCGTTCACTTCTCACCGCATCGTGGGCCCGGCCGCGCAGAGCATCGTCGCGCAAGCGCGCGACCTTCAATGCGACGCCATCGTGATGGGTACGCGAGGGCTAAGCCGCATCAACGGATTGAGCTTAGGCTCGGTGTCCATGAAGGTATTGCACTTATCCGACCGTCCGGTGACGCTCGTACGGGGCGACCCTCCCGTGGAATTCAGCGGACGTTTGAGCGCGAGTTAG
- a CDS encoding ParA family protein, translated as MAVVAVFNQKGGVGKTTTTLNIAACLAAEHRAPLLLDTDPQAHLTLAFGIRNVPGDKSLYSFFQNGKSLESLIMRQPSEIRLIPSSPELSKIYALFGNDPSIARRLKEGMDKMPAQARSTALIDCCPMLGVLTLNSLLAADRVLMPVSADYLSLESIHKLKLALDVLETSLGRKFLRRVVVTSFDGRRKLSHEILRRLNEAFGEQVCRSVIKENVHLAESPMHGKDVLAFAPWSQGAADYRAVTEELEQCNFL; from the coding sequence ATGGCCGTAGTCGCAGTGTTCAACCAAAAGGGCGGCGTTGGAAAGACCACGACCACGCTGAATATCGCGGCCTGCTTGGCGGCCGAGCATCGCGCGCCCTTGCTGCTGGATACGGACCCGCAGGCGCACCTCACCTTGGCCTTCGGAATACGCAATGTGCCGGGGGATAAGAGTCTTTACAGTTTCTTCCAGAACGGGAAGTCCCTTGAATCCCTGATCATGCGGCAACCCTCGGAGATCAGGCTCATTCCCTCCTCGCCCGAGTTGTCCAAGATCTATGCCTTGTTTGGCAATGATCCTTCCATAGCCAGGCGGCTCAAGGAAGGGATGGACAAAATGCCGGCGCAAGCGCGCTCGACGGCCCTGATCGATTGCTGCCCCATGCTCGGGGTGCTGACCTTGAATTCGCTGCTTGCCGCCGACCGCGTGCTCATGCCAGTGTCGGCGGACTACCTATCGCTGGAAAGTATTCACAAGCTCAAGCTCGCCTTGGATGTGCTGGAGACCAGCTTGGGCCGAAAATTCCTGCGCCGCGTGGTGGTGACCAGTTTCGATGGGCGGCGTAAGCTCTCGCACGAGATTCTGCGCAGGCTCAACGAAGCCTTCGGCGAGCAGGTATGCCGGAGCGTGATCAAGGAAAATGTTCATCTTGCGGAGAGCCCCATGCACGGCAAGGATGTACTGGCCTTCGCGCCGTGGAGCCAAGGCGCGGCGGATTACCGCGCGGTGACCGAGGAACTGGAGCAGTGCAACTTCTTATGA
- a CDS encoding tetratricopeptide repeat protein codes for MMTGVRTIVLVVAALVAAVMVAPSARANLGGDEAESTDVNFQSGKEAIQKQDWKKAVAFLEKAVAADPNNADARNFLGYSFRKLGDLNMAFQHYQEALRLNPKHKPAHEYIGEAYLMAGKLKEAEQHLAELNRLCSPIPCEEQKMLKLAIEDHKKK; via the coding sequence ATGATGACAGGGGTACGTACTATTGTGCTGGTGGTGGCTGCCTTGGTGGCCGCCGTGATGGTAGCGCCTAGTGCCCGCGCCAATTTGGGCGGCGACGAGGCCGAGAGCACCGACGTGAATTTCCAGTCTGGGAAGGAAGCGATTCAAAAGCAAGACTGGAAGAAAGCCGTGGCGTTCCTGGAGAAGGCGGTGGCCGCCGACCCGAACAACGCCGATGCCAGAAATTTTCTGGGCTATTCGTTCCGCAAGCTCGGGGACTTGAACATGGCCTTCCAGCACTACCAGGAAGCCCTGAGGTTGAACCCCAAGCATAAACCCGCGCACGAGTACATCGGCGAGGCCTATCTGATGGCTGGGAAACTCAAGGAAGCGGAGCAACATCTGGCTGAGCTGAACCGCTTGTGCTCGCCCATTCCATGCGAGGAGCAAAAGATGCTGAAGCTCGCCATCGAGGACCACAAGAAGAAGTAA
- a CDS encoding HAD family hydrolase — MSYRAVLWDFGGVITTSPFEAFSRFERERNLPEGLLRRINSTNPGDNAWARFERGELSHAQFDDAFGEEALALGYRVRGAQVAQLLHGEIRPQMVEALKHLRGRFRTACVTNNFSANMPVREERAREIERVMGLFDLVIESSKVGVRKPELRFYELAIAAVDVPARGIVYLDDLGINLKPARALGMTTIKVTDPDSALAELETVLGIGLTK; from the coding sequence TTGAGCTACCGGGCTGTATTGTGGGATTTCGGTGGCGTCATCACCACCAGTCCCTTCGAGGCGTTTTCCCGCTTCGAGCGTGAAAGAAATCTACCCGAGGGTTTACTACGACGGATCAATTCCACCAATCCCGGTGACAATGCCTGGGCGCGCTTCGAACGCGGCGAATTGAGCCATGCGCAATTCGACGACGCCTTCGGCGAGGAAGCATTGGCCTTGGGTTATCGCGTGCGCGGGGCGCAAGTCGCGCAGTTACTCCACGGCGAGATCCGCCCGCAAATGGTGGAAGCGCTCAAGCACCTGCGGGGGCGCTTTCGCACCGCTTGTGTCACCAACAATTTCAGCGCCAATATGCCTGTAAGAGAGGAGCGGGCGCGCGAAATCGAACGGGTCATGGGCCTCTTCGATCTGGTCATCGAATCGAGCAAGGTGGGCGTGCGAAAACCCGAGCTTCGTTTCTATGAACTGGCCATCGCGGCCGTGGATGTACCGGCGCGGGGGATCGTCTATCTAGACGACTTGGGGATTAATCTGAAACCGGCGCGGGCCTTGGGCATGACCACCATCAAGGTCACCGATCCCGATAGCGCTCTCGCTGAGTTGGAAACCGTGCTGGGAATCGGTCTTACGAAGTAG
- a CDS encoding SDR family oxidoreductase: MTGASSGIGEAFARYYARHYPSCELGLHGRREPALNALAQSLGVPCSVYPCDVRDFSAVQAAGEAFLARHGVADIVIANAGVSTGTATEHSEDARVFREVFDTNMLGMVNTFQAFLPAMPQAKAGKLVGIASVAGFRGLPGSSAYSASKAAAITYLESLRAELRSTGVKVITLCPGYIDTPMTKRNPYPMPFLLEPAETARHMARCIDRDARLAVVPWQMAAVSVLLRALPGALYDRLFAKAPRKPRQTTS; the protein is encoded by the coding sequence ATCACCGGCGCTTCAAGCGGCATTGGCGAGGCCTTCGCGCGTTACTACGCGCGCCATTACCCTAGTTGCGAATTGGGATTGCATGGCCGCCGCGAACCCGCGCTCAACGCCTTGGCCCAATCCCTGGGCGTTCCTTGCTCCGTCTATCCGTGCGACGTGCGTGATTTCTCGGCGGTGCAAGCGGCTGGAGAGGCGTTCCTCGCACGCCACGGCGTGGCGGATATCGTTATCGCCAACGCTGGCGTGAGTACGGGTACCGCCACCGAACACAGCGAGGATGCGCGGGTGTTTCGCGAAGTGTTCGATACGAACATGCTGGGCATGGTGAACACCTTCCAAGCGTTCTTGCCCGCCATGCCGCAAGCGAAAGCGGGCAAGCTCGTTGGCATTGCCAGCGTGGCGGGGTTTCGCGGCCTACCCGGATCGAGTGCGTATAGTGCGTCCAAGGCGGCCGCCATTACCTATTTGGAGAGCTTGCGCGCCGAGCTGCGAAGCACGGGCGTTAAAGTCATCACCTTGTGTCCTGGGTACATCGATACTCCCATGACCAAGCGTAATCCTTATCCCATGCCGTTCTTGCTGGAGCCCGCGGAAACCGCGCGGCACATGGCACGGTGTATCGATCGCGATGCGCGTCTCGCGGTGGTTCCGTGGCAGATGGCTGCCGTGAGCGTGTTGCTGAGAGCCTTGCCCGGAGCTCTCTACGACCGGTTATTCGCCAAGGCACCGCGCAAGCCGCGCCAAACTACTTCGTAA